One segment of Deinococcus metalli DNA contains the following:
- a CDS encoding valine--tRNA ligase, with protein sequence MTEPTVTPDPLPETESAHTDSALSKAFDPQAVEPKWAQRWRQEPFRADASSGKEPFTIVIPPPNVTGNLHLGHALDNTLIDILIRQKRMAGYEALYLPGMDHAGISTQVVVERQLREQGVSRHDLGREKFLDNVWEWKAESGGMILNQLSRLGVSADWTRERFTMDEGLSRAVRHQFVKLYHDGAAYRGERIVNWDVAAQTTLSELEIDREVRKGKMTTLSYKLRDPHAAPSNGEAGEIRIATVRPETIFADQAIAVHPADGRFAHLVGQEARIPLTDRYVPIIADEAVEMEFGVGALKITPAHDPTDFEIGDRHGLARPSVIDLTGNLTGDLVPEAFRGMERFAARKAVVKALTESGDLVEEKDHDTAIGLSERTKVPVEPIVSTQWFVHMKPFAQQVLDGLERGDIQLTPDRYAKVNRDWLENIRDWNISRQLWWGHQIPAWYDEDGTIYVPDPENPDLDCDQDPRYAHLTLHRDPDVFDTWFSSNLWPFSTLGWPDTDSEDFRKFYPTQVLVTGYDILFFWVARMQMAGYALTGQAPFQTVMLHGLYLDEKGQKMSKSKGNGIDPLQLFDQYGVDACRFAFAFLSTGGQDIRHDPRRFEQGRNFVNKLWNAARFDRMRLAEGTAALSGTDDLTRYVKAASEAPTGPLPRSRDILAALKERPDLGLAERWIISRLNAVTAEATAHLDAYDLGAAIRTLYAFTWDEFCDWYIEAAKPALAGGNLATLATLKAVLEHILKLLHPFMPFVTSEIYASLGHRQQLAVHTWPAARPDLHDAEATQAFTALRAAVAAARSLKSELGLSPQDRLDVAVEGDLADTVHANAPVVSGIARVTLVPSLEGRTLTLVEQGVTVRAPLEGTVDVAEWLGKQKKRLAEFDKQIKQAQGKLGNEGFVARAPAEVIEEERRRVADFSAQKERLEGVLAQFG encoded by the coding sequence ATGACCGAGCCCACCGTGACCCCCGACCCGCTGCCCGAGACCGAGTCCGCCCACACGGATTCAGCCCTGTCCAAGGCCTTCGATCCGCAGGCGGTCGAGCCGAAGTGGGCGCAGCGCTGGCGCCAGGAACCCTTCCGCGCCGACGCCTCCAGCGGCAAGGAGCCCTTCACCATCGTGATCCCGCCGCCCAACGTGACCGGGAACCTGCACCTAGGGCACGCGCTGGACAACACCCTGATCGACATCCTGATCCGCCAGAAGCGCATGGCCGGCTACGAGGCGCTGTACCTGCCGGGCATGGACCACGCCGGGATCAGCACCCAGGTGGTCGTGGAGCGTCAGCTGCGCGAGCAGGGCGTGTCCCGCCACGACCTGGGCCGCGAGAAGTTTCTGGACAACGTGTGGGAGTGGAAGGCCGAGTCCGGCGGGATGATCCTGAACCAGCTCTCGCGCCTGGGCGTGAGCGCCGACTGGACGCGCGAGCGCTTCACCATGGACGAGGGCCTGAGCCGCGCCGTGCGCCATCAGTTCGTGAAGCTGTACCACGACGGAGCGGCGTACCGTGGCGAGCGCATCGTGAACTGGGACGTGGCCGCGCAGACCACGCTGTCGGAACTGGAGATCGACCGCGAGGTCCGCAAGGGCAAGATGACCACGCTGTCGTACAAGCTGCGCGATCCGCACGCGGCGCCCAGCAACGGCGAGGCCGGCGAGATCCGTATCGCCACCGTGCGGCCGGAGACGATCTTCGCGGACCAGGCGATCGCCGTGCATCCCGCCGATGGGCGGTTCGCTCACCTGGTCGGCCAGGAAGCGCGCATCCCCCTGACCGACCGGTACGTGCCGATCATCGCGGACGAGGCCGTGGAGATGGAGTTCGGGGTGGGCGCCCTGAAGATCACCCCGGCGCACGACCCCACCGACTTCGAGATCGGGGACCGCCACGGCCTCGCCCGGCCCAGCGTGATCGACCTGACCGGGAACCTGACGGGTGACCTGGTGCCCGAGGCCTTCCGGGGGATGGAGCGCTTCGCGGCCCGCAAGGCGGTCGTGAAGGCCCTGACGGAGTCCGGCGACCTGGTCGAGGAGAAAGACCACGACACCGCCATCGGCCTGAGCGAGCGCACCAAGGTACCGGTCGAGCCGATCGTGTCCACGCAGTGGTTCGTGCACATGAAGCCCTTCGCGCAGCAGGTGCTGGACGGGCTGGAGAGGGGCGACATCCAGCTCACGCCGGACCGGTACGCCAAGGTGAACCGCGACTGGCTGGAGAACATCCGCGACTGGAACATCAGCCGCCAGCTGTGGTGGGGCCACCAGATCCCCGCGTGGTATGACGAGGACGGCACCATCTACGTGCCGGACCCCGAGAACCCTGACCTGGACTGTGATCAGGACCCCCGCTACGCGCACCTGACGCTCCACCGCGACCCGGACGTGTTCGACACGTGGTTCTCCAGCAACCTGTGGCCGTTCTCCACGCTGGGCTGGCCCGACACCGACAGCGAGGACTTCCGCAAGTTCTACCCCACGCAGGTGCTCGTGACCGGCTACGACATCCTGTTCTTCTGGGTGGCCCGGATGCAGATGGCCGGCTACGCCCTGACCGGTCAGGCGCCCTTCCAGACGGTCATGCTGCACGGCCTGTACCTCGACGAGAAAGGCCAGAAGATGTCCAAGAGCAAGGGCAACGGCATCGACCCGCTGCAGCTCTTCGACCAGTACGGCGTGGACGCGTGCCGCTTCGCGTTCGCGTTCCTCTCGACGGGTGGACAGGACATCCGGCACGATCCCCGGCGCTTTGAGCAGGGCCGCAACTTCGTGAACAAGCTGTGGAACGCCGCGCGCTTCGACCGCATGCGCCTCGCCGAGGGCACCGCCGCCCTGAGCGGCACGGACGACCTGACCCGCTACGTGAAGGCCGCGTCCGAGGCGCCCACCGGCCCGCTGCCGCGCAGCCGCGACATCCTGGCCGCGCTGAAGGAACGCCCGGATCTGGGGCTGGCGGAGCGCTGGATCATCTCGCGCCTGAACGCCGTGACGGCCGAGGCGACCGCGCATCTGGACGCCTACGACCTGGGCGCCGCGATCCGTACGCTGTACGCCTTCACGTGGGACGAGTTCTGCGACTGGTACATCGAGGCGGCCAAACCGGCCCTGGCCGGCGGGAACCTCGCCACTCTTGCCACCCTGAAGGCCGTGCTGGAGCACATCCTGAAGCTGCTGCACCCCTTCATGCCCTTCGTGACCAGCGAGATCTACGCCTCGCTGGGGCACCGCCAGCAGCTCGCCGTGCATACGTGGCCGGCGGCCAGGCCTGACCTGCACGACGCCGAGGCCACCCAGGCGTTTACCGCCCTGCGCGCCGCCGTGGCCGCTGCCCGCAGCCTCAAGAGCGAGCTGGGCCTGAGTCCGCAAGATCGCCTGGACGTGGCGGTCGAGGGCGACCTGGCGGACACCGTGCACGCCAACGCGCCGGTCGTGAGCGGCATCGCCCGCGTGACCCTGGTGCCGAGCCTGGAGGGCCGCACTCTGACGCTGGTCGAGCAGGGCGTGACCGTCCGGGCGCCGCTGGAGGGCACCGTGGACGTCGCCGAGTGGCTGGGCAAGCAGAAAAAGCGCCTCGCGGAGTTCGACAAGCAGATCAAGCAGGCACAGGGCAAGCTGGGGAACGAGGGCTTCGTGGCCCGCGCCCCCGCCGAGGTGATCGAGGAGGAACGCCGCCGCGTGGCGGACTTCAGCGCGCAGAAGGAGCGGCTGGAGGGCGTGCTGGCACAGTTCGGGTGA